The Methanococcoides methylutens MM1 genome has a window encoding:
- a CDS encoding DUF2769 domain-containing protein: MMSGSEEEKIGGKYFGICPSFHHSKACNCKHCPSSPGEGYMFCARGNKLPVPEKAGCLCKDCYVYSQFALEGEYFCREEDE; encoded by the coding sequence ATGATGTCCGGTAGCGAAGAAGAAAAGATCGGCGGTAAATATTTCGGTATATGCCCCTCGTTCCACCATTCAAAGGCCTGTAATTGCAAACATTGCCCGTCATCCCCCGGAGAGGGGTATATGTTCTGTGCAAGGGGCAACAAGTTACCTGTCCCTGAAAAAGCGGGATGTTTGTGTAAGGATTGCTATGTTTACAGCCAGTTCGCTCTTGAAGGCGAATATTTTTGCAGAGAAGAGGATGAATGA
- a CDS encoding outer membrane lipoprotein-sorting protein: MKRIRILFVFLMLFSAFLSAGCVDDQVSAEEIAEQMQQKNDLIEDSSFTMYMTMSLMGEETVMEQDMIQKKEKSRTVIRQPAEQAGMVSVYNGETMWTYDPHQNTVVIMGVPHIDMEMDYTGMISQFLNESDISFSGIEKIDGRNSFIMVLEPKEECPSDAIFTGNLKIWVDEETWMPLKYDMYDNEGNVIVSVEVRDLQVNTGVSDDVFEFEIPEGAEVSTLDMNEFVLPEEMTLEEAQENADFDILIPAYVPEGYEFDHALVFDNSGFATDNQVMQRVTLVYINADSNLFIEEVFYEPGSPGQAEFRVSESVDVNGSPGKLAELFGDYLLQWEVDDIDLTISGPLDSDEILEVAESMN, from the coding sequence ATGAAAAGAATCAGGATCTTGTTTGTTTTCCTTATGTTATTCTCTGCATTTTTATCAGCAGGATGTGTGGACGACCAGGTCTCAGCAGAAGAGATTGCAGAGCAAATGCAGCAGAAGAACGATCTGATAGAGGATTCTTCATTCACGATGTATATGACGATGTCGCTCATGGGTGAGGAAACAGTCATGGAGCAGGACATGATCCAGAAAAAGGAAAAGAGCCGTACTGTTATCAGGCAGCCTGCAGAACAGGCTGGGATGGTTTCTGTTTACAACGGAGAGACAATGTGGACATACGATCCTCATCAGAACACGGTTGTAATTATGGGTGTTCCTCACATCGATATGGAAATGGATTACACGGGCATGATCTCCCAGTTCCTGAATGAAAGTGATATTTCCTTTTCCGGAATTGAGAAGATCGATGGCAGAAATTCCTTCATAATGGTCCTTGAGCCAAAGGAAGAATGTCCTTCTGATGCTATATTTACAGGCAACCTCAAGATCTGGGTGGATGAAGAGACCTGGATGCCGTTGAAGTACGACATGTACGATAACGAGGGTAATGTCATCGTTTCAGTGGAGGTCCGCGATCTGCAGGTGAATACCGGTGTTTCGGACGATGTTTTTGAGTTCGAGATCCCTGAAGGTGCGGAAGTAAGTACACTTGACATGAACGAGTTCGTACTTCCTGAGGAAATGACATTGGAAGAAGCACAGGAGAATGCTGATTTTGATATACTTATTCCCGCCTATGTGCCGGAGGGATATGAGTTCGATCATGCGCTGGTGTTCGATAACAGTGGGTTCGCAACTGACAATCAGGTTATGCAAAGAGTAACTCTGGTCTATATCAATGCCGATTCAAACCTGTTTATTGAAGAGGTATTTTATGAACCCGGATCTCCCGGACAGGCTGAGTTCCGGGTTTCAGAAAGTGTTGATGTCAATGGCTCTCCCGGTAAACTTGCCGAGCTCTTTGGGGATTACCTGCTCCAATGGGAAGTGGATGATATTGACCTGACTATATCCGGTCCTCTTGACAGCGATGAGATCCTGGAGGTCGCAGAGTCGATGAACTGA
- a CDS encoding PAS domain S-box protein, giving the protein MNVSEDVDDRGDNFNASVSDKLLRIQRDIGIALCSSSNLLTSLERLLETTLNIGVIDCGGIYFVDEDTGEIYLVMQKGLSEKFIRRNSHYVSDSSKNALLETGFPLYGKCFDFVDNIPEDPFTNSLRGCGIIPIMHNGKVVGSLNVASHTHDELPSDIKDSLEAIGAQIGGFIARIRSELVLEKRQKDLQNLFESIEDLFLVIDIGGNIIDANKKTLERLGYNLEELRKLGPMGLHSNKDRDKVLNVMREVREKNHTSFSIPMITKQGVSIPVEVKVTPGKWNGKDAYFAICRDISDRQNAEHLLKKEKDKLQNYLDIVGVIIFAVDRDQNVISINRKGCRMFGRPESGIIGKKWYDLGFSEEFSFQGRKTFPKIMKGDKNVMEYSESSIVTGTGEARIIAWHTVVLKDDDGQITGLLCSGEDVTEFREAESALKSSEEKYRVVFNASLDGITIHEKENYRLLDINARGCEMSGYSREEVLGRTAEDIKRGKALFSMEKIRWLIDTAYEKGFANAEWEGRKKNGELFWTDVIATAAKIGGKDRVIITIHDLTERKDAEKALMEIEAMRKKEIHHRIKNNLQIICSLLDLCSMDFDDTHVVQAFMDSKNRVMSMSLIHEELYRSTDMESINFADYIHKLSTELISSYSVDKDIELEINVEDIFLSMDTAIPLGIIINELVTNSLKHAFEGSSGRISIDLQRGDENKFILIVSDNGIGFPKELDHKKSTSLGLQLLNTLVDQIGGIIEMDRSCGTAFTIIFDEKGRI; this is encoded by the coding sequence ATGAATGTGTCTGAGGATGTGGATGATAGAGGTGACAATTTCAATGCTTCTGTATCTGATAAGTTGCTGCGCATACAGCGGGACATAGGTATTGCCCTCTGCTCCAGCAGTAATCTTCTAACGAGTCTTGAGAGGTTACTGGAAACCACTCTTAATATCGGTGTGATCGATTGTGGCGGAATATATTTTGTAGATGAGGATACCGGTGAGATCTATCTTGTAATGCAGAAGGGCCTTTCAGAGAAGTTCATTCGCAGAAATTCTCATTATGTGTCCGATTCTTCTAAGAATGCCCTCCTCGAAACAGGTTTTCCTTTGTACGGGAAATGCTTTGATTTTGTGGATAACATCCCGGAAGACCCTTTTACAAACAGTTTGCGTGGCTGCGGTATCATCCCTATAATGCACAACGGTAAAGTGGTAGGCAGCCTGAACGTTGCTTCACACACTCACGATGAGCTTCCTTCTGACATCAAAGATTCCCTGGAAGCTATCGGTGCACAGATCGGTGGTTTCATTGCAAGGATAAGGTCTGAGCTGGTGCTGGAAAAAAGACAAAAAGACCTCCAGAACCTTTTTGAGAGCATCGAGGACCTTTTTCTCGTTATAGATATAGGCGGTAACATCATCGACGCCAACAAAAAGACCCTTGAAAGGCTTGGATATAATCTGGAAGAATTACGCAAACTTGGTCCTATGGGTCTTCATTCCAATAAAGATCGTGATAAGGTCCTGAATGTCATGAGGGAGGTCCGTGAGAAGAATCATACCTCCTTTTCAATCCCGATGATCACAAAGCAAGGGGTCTCCATTCCCGTTGAAGTGAAAGTAACTCCCGGTAAATGGAATGGAAAAGATGCTTACTTTGCTATATGCAGGGATATCTCCGACCGCCAAAATGCTGAACACCTGCTCAAAAAGGAGAAGGATAAGCTCCAGAACTACCTGGATATCGTTGGAGTGATCATCTTTGCAGTTGACCGTGACCAGAACGTAATCAGCATCAACAGGAAAGGCTGCAGGATGTTCGGTCGACCCGAATCCGGGATCATAGGCAAGAAATGGTATGACCTTGGCTTTTCAGAAGAGTTCAGTTTCCAGGGCCGGAAAACCTTCCCGAAGATAATGAAAGGCGATAAGAACGTCATGGAATATTCAGAGAGCAGCATAGTGACAGGCACTGGTGAAGCGCGTATCATTGCATGGCATACTGTGGTTCTGAAAGACGATGATGGTCAGATAACAGGTTTGTTATGTTCCGGTGAGGATGTGACCGAATTCAGGGAAGCAGAGTCTGCCCTTAAAAGTTCTGAAGAAAAATACCGCGTTGTTTTCAATGCTTCCCTTGACGGCATAACTATTCATGAAAAAGAGAACTACCGGCTGCTTGATATCAATGCCAGGGGTTGCGAGATGTCGGGTTATTCCAGGGAAGAGGTGCTTGGCAGGACCGCTGAGGACATAAAAAGGGGGAAGGCCCTTTTTTCAATGGAGAAGATCAGGTGGTTAATAGACACTGCTTATGAAAAGGGATTTGCAAACGCCGAATGGGAAGGCCGTAAGAAGAATGGCGAGCTTTTCTGGACCGATGTCATAGCAACGGCAGCTAAAATTGGTGGCAAGGACCGCGTAATTATAACGATACATGATCTTACCGAGCGCAAGGATGCCGAAAAGGCCCTGATGGAGATCGAGGCGATGCGCAAAAAGGAGATCCATCATCGCATAAAGAACAACCTCCAGATAATATGCAGCCTGCTCGACCTTTGTTCCATGGATTTCGATGACACTCACGTTGTGCAGGCTTTTATGGACAGCAAGAACCGTGTTATGTCCATGTCGCTGATCCACGAGGAGCTCTACAGGTCAACGGACATGGAAAGCATCAATTTTGCCGATTATATTCATAAGCTCTCTACTGAACTTATCAGTTCATATTCAGTTGACAAGGATATTGAGCTCGAGATCAATGTCGAGGATATCTTTCTGAGCATGGATACTGCCATTCCCCTTGGCATTATCATCAATGAACTGGTCACCAATTCTTTGAAGCATGCTTTTGAGGGTAGTTCGGGCAGGATTAGTATTGATCTTCAGCGTGGGGATGAAAATAAATTTATACTAATTGTGAGTGATAATGGAATAGGTTTCCCGAAAGAACTTGATCATAAGAAAAGTACTTCCCTGGGTTTACAGTTGTTGAACACGCTGGTGGACCAGATAGGTGGTATAATTGAAATGGATCGCTCCTGCGGGACAGCTTTTACAATAATTTTTGATGAAAAGGGAAGGATTTGA
- a CDS encoding rhodanese-like domain-containing protein, with amino-acid sequence MNMVFEKVILVLAIVSVSCLILGCAGYGTSDPSDGTVGSDGYADVSVKEAKEMIDSGDVFLLDVRSVGEFETEHIEGAVNINVNELSSRLDEVPRDETILVYCRSGSRSVTASNILVDAGYTDVYNMLGGINEWKAAGYPYVSGSSS; translated from the coding sequence ATGAACATGGTCTTTGAGAAGGTCATACTGGTTCTTGCAATTGTATCAGTTTCCTGCCTCATTTTAGGGTGTGCAGGCTACGGCACTTCTGATCCGTCAGATGGGACTGTTGGTTCAGATGGATACGCCGATGTGTCTGTAAAAGAAGCAAAAGAGATGATCGATTCAGGGGACGTGTTCCTGCTGGACGTCCGCTCAGTGGGTGAGTTCGAGACCGAGCACATCGAAGGTGCTGTGAACATCAATGTGAACGAACTCAGCTCAAGGCTGGATGAGGTGCCCCGGGACGAAACGATACTTGTCTATTGTCGCTCTGGTTCCAGAAGTGTTACTGCAAGCAATATCCTCGTTGATGCCGGTTATACGGATGTGTACAACATGCTTGGCGGCATCAACGAATGGAAAGCTGCAGGCTATCCTTATGTGAGCGGCTCATCATCTTAA
- a CDS encoding PaaI family thioesterase: protein MNRIKEFFKRDKFAEYINAELLEVSEGYAKAKMDIQEHHLNGVGIVQGGATFTLADFAFAAASNSHGTVAVAINATISFVTAATSGTLIAEARETSRNPKIATYTIEVTDDNNSTIAIFQGMVYRKKQTVESFMEQA from the coding sequence ATGAACCGCATAAAAGAGTTCTTCAAAAGGGACAAATTTGCAGAATACATCAATGCTGAACTTCTGGAAGTATCGGAAGGTTATGCAAAAGCAAAAATGGACATTCAGGAACACCACTTAAACGGCGTAGGTATTGTACAGGGAGGAGCAACTTTCACACTGGCGGACTTCGCTTTTGCAGCTGCATCCAATTCCCATGGAACAGTTGCAGTAGCTATAAATGCAACGATCTCTTTTGTCACCGCGGCAACGTCCGGCACACTGATAGCCGAGGCAAGGGAAACCTCAAGGAATCCGAAGATCGCCACATATACCATTGAGGTCACAGATGATAACAACAGCACCATTGCCATCTTTCAGGGAATGGTATACAGGAAAAAACAGACCGTTGAATCATTCATGGAGCAGGCGTAA
- a CDS encoding carbonic anhydrase, whose product MPENVEANPVTSWNPESKHPEISETAYIHPQATVIGAVSIGEKVMVAPYASVRGDEGLDIRVDDHSNVQDAVILHGRQTIDQNGNPIKENQVEVDGENYSIYIGKRVSLAHQAQVHGPAIVFDNVFVGMQTFVYKATIGKNSVLEPKACVIGANVPENRYVPAGVVITSQEDADALPEIYEGYPFMHTNDEVVEVNVELADGYNQR is encoded by the coding sequence ATGCCAGAAAACGTTGAAGCAAATCCAGTTACTTCATGGAATCCAGAAAGCAAGCATCCGGAAATCTCGGAAACCGCATACATCCACCCGCAGGCAACTGTCATCGGAGCAGTTTCCATCGGTGAAAAGGTTATGGTCGCGCCCTATGCATCCGTAAGAGGAGATGAAGGCCTGGACATCAGGGTCGATGATCACAGTAATGTGCAGGACGCAGTTATCCTCCATGGACGCCAGACCATCGACCAGAATGGGAATCCAATAAAAGAGAACCAGGTAGAAGTTGATGGAGAGAACTATTCGATATACATAGGAAAACGAGTGTCTCTTGCCCACCAGGCACAGGTTCATGGCCCTGCAATTGTTTTTGATAATGTGTTCGTAGGAATGCAGACCTTTGTGTATAAGGCAACAATTGGAAAAAACTCAGTGCTTGAGCCAAAGGCCTGTGTGATAGGTGCAAATGTTCCTGAGAACAGATATGTGCCCGCAGGAGTTGTCATCACTTCCCAGGAAGATGCAGATGCATTACCTGAGATATACGAAGGATACCCATTCATGCATACAAATGACGAGGTCGTTGAAGTTAACGTGGAACTTGCAGACGGATACAACCAGAGATAA
- a CDS encoding HAD family phosphatase has translation MLKVLIFDMDGVLVDSMSYHTEAMKHIFDDLGIAMDKQDIYDLEGSPTVEIVGSLLEKEGIDPNDFDVDGLIKRYREEFARILVLRSFKEMDECLPILKERFLLSVVSGADRNIVHDVIGRLFDGIFDVVLSGEDLERGKPEPDPFLKVAEVLNVDRSECLVVENAPMGVEAANRAGMFCVAVPTYVSKESIATADMIVDDHRMLKDFLLGLEYPKKEEVESLRLLHE, from the coding sequence GTGTTAAAGGTCCTGATATTTGATATGGATGGTGTGCTTGTAGATTCGATGTCCTACCACACCGAGGCCATGAAGCATATTTTTGATGATCTGGGTATCGCTATGGATAAGCAGGATATCTATGATCTGGAAGGGTCTCCGACAGTGGAGATCGTTGGTTCTCTCCTTGAGAAGGAGGGAATTGATCCCAATGATTTTGATGTCGATGGTCTTATCAAAAGATACAGGGAAGAGTTTGCAAGGATCCTTGTGCTCAGGTCGTTCAAAGAAATGGATGAATGCCTTCCGATATTGAAGGAAAGATTCCTTCTCTCTGTTGTCTCAGGAGCCGACCGGAACATCGTACATGATGTTATTGGAAGGCTGTTCGACGGGATATTTGATGTTGTTCTCAGCGGCGAGGACCTGGAGCGCGGCAAGCCTGAGCCGGATCCGTTCCTGAAGGTCGCCGAGGTACTGAACGTTGATCGGAGTGAATGCCTTGTTGTGGAAAATGCTCCTATGGGCGTGGAGGCTGCGAACAGGGCGGGCATGTTCTGTGTTGCTGTGCCCACCTATGTCAGCAAAGAGAGCATCGCAACGGCTGACATGATCGTGGATGATCACCGTATGCTAAAGGACTTCCTGCTTGGGCTTGAATATCCTAAAAAAGAAGAGGTTGAATCCTTACGCCTGCTCCATGAATGA
- a CDS encoding response regulator, whose translation MKEANILVVEDENIVALSIKKKLELMGYSVIDTASSGEDAVVKADLFYPDLVLMDVMLRGEMDGIEAAKMIREKFDIPVIFLTAYTDDKTLERAKMAEPYGYISKPFKEQDLKSNIEMALHKHEKEIRLR comes from the coding sequence ATGAAAGAGGCAAATATTTTAGTCGTTGAGGATGAAAATATCGTTGCTTTGAGCATAAAGAAAAAGCTTGAGCTTATGGGATATTCAGTGATCGATACGGCTTCTTCAGGAGAGGACGCTGTCGTAAAAGCAGACCTGTTCTATCCTGATCTCGTGCTGATGGATGTCATGCTCAGGGGCGAGATGGACGGCATCGAGGCTGCTAAAATGATCCGGGAAAAGTTCGATATCCCTGTGATCTTCCTTACAGCATATACCGATGATAAGACCCTCGAGAGGGCAAAGATGGCTGAGCCGTATGGTTATATTTCAAAGCCGTTCAAGGAACAGGATCTCAAATCCAATATTGAGATGGCCCTCCACAAGCACGAGAAAGAGATCAGGTTAAGATAA